TGTTTCCGGGTTGATACACAAAGCCGGACATTCTCATTATGGCAGTACCGTGGTCATTGATATGAACGATGAACCCCTGGTACTGTCCGGGCATGTGCTGGATCCTCCGTTATGCCTTTTGGATTCTGATAATTATGAACTGGCTTCGGCATTCATGCGCATTGACGGGGCCGTCCAAATCACACCGGATGCTAAAATCCGGGGGTTTGGATGTCTTTTGGACGGGCAGTCGGTTACCTGGGAAAATATGGCCCGGGGTGCCAGATACAACTCTGCATTAAGATTCTCCGCCACAACATCCAAAGTGATTGTGGTTGTCGTTTCTGCTGACAGACCCATTTCAATCATATATAACGGTATTGAATTGAACGGCATGTCAAGGTGGAAACCCATTTATCAGTACATGCCGGAAATTTTAACCCTTGAACAGCACCTGCATGGTGTGCAGATATGATAATTTCTTATGGCTCAATTTGATTTTGAATCACTTTCCGACCTGGCCGGCCAGCGTTTGATGCTCGGGTTCGACGGTCAGACCCTGAATACTGAATTAAAACATTTGATAAATGAGTACAGGGCCGGGGGAATTATCCTGTTTCGGCCCAATATTGAATCACCGGACCAATTGCGCCGTTTGTGCATGGATGCCCGAGACTATGCACTGGATCAAGGTTTACCGGATCTGTTTGTGGCCGTTGATCAGGAAGGCGGTCAGGTGGCAAGGCTGCGTAAACCCTTCACTGAGTTTCCCGGCAACCCCCATATGACAACCCTTGAAGAAGCCCGGGAATTTGCCCGAATTACAGCGTCAGAGTTGTTTGACATGGGCATTAACATGAATATGGCCCCGGTCATGGATGTGGTGCCGCCGGATGTGGATTCCATCATGAAAGACCGGGTGTTTACAGGAAATGAAAACCGTGTGGCAGAAATGGGAACTGCAGTGATCCAGGGCCTTCAAAAGGGCGGAGTTCTATCTGTAGCCAAACATTTCCCCGGTATCGGCAGAACAGTAAAGGATTCCCATTTTTTTCTGCCTGAACTAGAA
The DNA window shown above is from uncultured Desulfobacter sp. and carries:
- a CDS encoding glycoside hydrolase family 3 N-terminal domain-containing protein gives rise to the protein MAQFDFESLSDLAGQRLMLGFDGQTLNTELKHLINEYRAGGIILFRPNIESPDQLRRLCMDARDYALDQGLPDLFVAVDQEGGQVARLRKPFTEFPGNPHMTTLEEAREFARITASELFDMGINMNMAPVMDVVPPDVDSIMKDRVFTGNENRVAEMGTAVIQGLQKGGVLSVAKHFPGIGRTVKDSHFFLPELETELSDLKQTDLIPFEAAKKVQVSGMMLSHILYTRLDANWQASLSKTIAYDLLRKGMGYQGLVMTDDLDMKAISHDMDTCIYRIMAAQIDIALVCHAGPNIAEARNAVRGYLEKDKELFESGIACVKRILAAKEQFLV